AGAAAAGCCAGGTCCGCTCCGGACGGATGACCGCCGTCAAGGTGCCGGACCTGGACGAGCTCGACGACACCCGCGAGCAGGCTGAATTCAAGACCCTGCGTTCGGCCCATAAGCAGCACGAGGTTTATAAAGGGAACCTCGAACTGCAGCGGGGCCGGATCGCTGAGATCATGAGCAATTACAGCTATGTGGTTGAGGTGGGCGGAGTTTACCTCCGGGCCTCGCTTTCCGGCAGGCTGAAGCAATTCACCTATGCCAGCCAGGCGCTTTCCGCGGTGGGCGATGTGGTGGATCTGGATTTTTCCAACGCGCCGGACTACCGCATCGAGAATATCCTGCCCCGCAAAACTACCCTCTCCCGCTATGCCGGGGGCAGCTTTCAAAAGGAGATCATCCTCGCCGCCAACATCGACCAGGTGATCATCACAACTTCCTGGCGGATGCCGCTGATCAAGCCGGGCCTGATCGACCGCTATCTCTGCATCGCCGCGCTGGAGGGGCTGCAGGCCCTGATCGTGGTCAACAAGGTCGATCTCTGCCAGGACAGGGCCGAGCTGGAGGAAACCGTCTCCTATTACCGGGAATCCGGTTTCCGCGTGCTATGCACTTCTCCGCTCACCGGGGAGGGCATGCCGGAACTCAAGGAAGCCCTCAAAGACAGGGACAGCGTGTTCTCCGGCCAGTCCGGAACAGGGAAATCCACGCTCATAAACTGGCTGGAACCGCGCCTCAATCTGTCCACTGCCGAGGTGAGCGATCGCAATGAAAAGGGAAAACACACCACCACCCAGTCGATCCTCATCCCGTGGAGCTTTGGCGGACATTTGCTGGATACGCCGGGGATCAAGACGGTGAACCTGCATCGGGAC
The window above is part of the Candidatus Syntrophosphaera sp. genome. Proteins encoded here:
- the rsgA gene encoding ribosome small subunit-dependent GTPase A codes for the protein MKQKDKKKSQVRSGRMTAVKVPDLDELDDTREQAEFKTLRSAHKQHEVYKGNLELQRGRIAEIMSNYSYVVEVGGVYLRASLSGRLKQFTYASQALSAVGDVVDLDFSNAPDYRIENILPRKTTLSRYAGGSFQKEIILAANIDQVIITTSWRMPLIKPGLIDRYLCIAALEGLQALIVVNKVDLCQDRAELEETVSYYRESGFRVLCTSPLTGEGMPELKEALKDRDSVFSGQSGTGKSTLINWLEPRLNLSTAEVSDRNEKGKHTTTQSILIPWSFGGHLLDTPGIKTVNLHRDAKPDIPRVFPGFERWSDACRFRDCSHTHEADCAVLRALGDGLVPAERYESYLRIRDSL